A stretch of the Gammaproteobacteria bacterium genome encodes the following:
- a CDS encoding sulfite exporter TauE/SafE family protein, producing MFDTSDPRLYLFTALAIIALMFVYHWVTSARATAGDGSGRGGTRGKPNLFELVVGFGTNFFDTLGIGSFAPTTSLYKLAKTVPDDEIPGTMMTGHTPPVIIQAFIFMTIILVEPLTLFTLIAAAVLGAWLGAGVVTRLPRHWIQIGMGVALLIAAATFLRSIFGTDPVGGEATGVAGADLVISAVCLFVLGALMTIGIGMYAPTMIVVSAIGMTPAVAFPIMMGSAAFLMAVAGIRFARAGRYGLKAALGLTIGGIPAVLAAAFIVRSLPLDVMRWLVVVVVLYAAVAMLRSAAQELRGGN from the coding sequence GTGTTCGACACCAGCGACCCCCGGCTGTACCTGTTCACGGCCCTGGCCATCATTGCCCTGATGTTCGTCTACCACTGGGTAACCTCCGCGCGCGCGACGGCGGGCGATGGCTCGGGAAGGGGCGGAACCCGCGGCAAGCCCAATCTGTTCGAGCTGGTGGTGGGCTTCGGCACCAACTTCTTCGACACCCTGGGGATCGGCTCCTTCGCGCCCACGACATCGCTCTACAAGCTGGCGAAGACCGTCCCCGACGACGAAATCCCGGGCACCATGATGACCGGCCACACCCCGCCCGTCATCATCCAGGCCTTCATCTTCATGACCATCATCCTGGTGGAGCCGCTCACCCTGTTTACCCTGATTGCCGCGGCGGTGCTGGGGGCGTGGCTGGGTGCGGGGGTCGTGACCCGCCTTCCGCGCCACTGGATCCAGATCGGCATGGGGGTCGCGCTGCTGATCGCGGCCGCGACCTTTCTGCGGTCCATCTTCGGCACCGACCCGGTGGGCGGTGAGGCAACCGGAGTAGCCGGCGCCGACCTTGTGATCTCCGCCGTCTGCCTGTTCGTGCTGGGGGCGCTCATGACCATCGGGATCGGCATGTACGCGCCCACCATGATCGTGGTCAGCGCCATCGGCATGACCCCCGCGGTGGCCTTCCCGATCATGATGGGATCCGCCGCCTTCCTCATGGCGGTCGCGGGCATCCGCTTCGCGCGGGCGGGCCGCTACGGGCTGAAGGCGGCGCTGGGGCTGACCATCGGGGGCATCCCCGCCGTGCTTGCGGCGGCGTTCATCGTCCGCTCGCTGCCGCTCGACGTGATGCGCTGGCTGGTCGTGGTGGTGGTGCTTTACGCCGCCGTGGCCATGCTCCGGTCGGCCGCGCAGGAGCTGCGGGGGGGCAACTGA
- a CDS encoding CPBP family intramembrane metalloprotease, producing MMRRPGPWILFGLLGVAGVVVAIRFFPAAFPIVTLDLAMDREAAVARADTLARQYGWDPPDARTAATFGQTDPEVQSYVELEAGGRDAFVEFAERGIHQPYVWTVRRFQEGAVEESQVRFTPAGEPYGFRLRLSEDDPGSGNLAEPEARAVADGTAGEWGVDLSLFELLESSQETQPGGRVDHTFVFERMDATVEEGRFRLRLRVAGERASELAHFVFVPEAFSQRYRDMRSRNDAIAFASQSVFVVLFLLVGGVGGTAFLMRKRLIVWRPALVWGAVTAVLLGLGIVNTLPLSWMGYDPAVSVQTFLAQQLVLAGATAALGAPLLAFIYLAGESLGRQAFPGHLQQWRFWSPQVAASMPALGRTAGAYLLLGTQLGYVVLFYLATSRLEGWWSPAEAVVQPDLLATAQPWLVAVSTSLFAAFWEESAFRAIPIACATLLAARYGRKSLWIWGAVALQAVVFAAGHANYPQQPAYARVVELTVPALLWGVIYLYFGLVPTILSHFTYNLSLLSIPLFASSAPGILLDRVVVVAAGLAPLLIVVGARLKVGARAKAPKWAYNRAWKPPAAEEPDAEAESGAEAGGESPTPEVSSAARGFLSRRKLVYALGAIGVSAWGAGAFSDAGGAPRLTATRGEAIAVALDTLERRGHAVESWTALAQVVSGRGDADQYVFDEAGPDVYEGLLGTYLSGLRWIVRFVDFSADPEQRVEELHVHLDAAGEPLRLRHILPEARPGARLEEEDARVAALAAIQARYGMAAESMDEVGAVQTARPERTDWRFTFEDRAVLSEFSGEARLTVLLAGDEIVDVTRFVNVPEEWELARRDGEALRNLVNLSAALVLVLGFAGACVLSVVTWARRGLDTRLFVRAALLAAVALGLGQANSWPATEAIFSPAQPWGLQAGIAAFAGFLGLLFGAGAIGLGATLAHRWLGEGRDGQAERPASRSLALAMALGAALLGVVTLAEWIAGGLPAWPDVTGANSFIPTLAGPLGATAGFLFGTTGLLLMSGLARRSGAGLRWRIALWVCMLAAGVFFVPGPLEESVLTWVPTALLGGAVFFALARLGAAAPALMPGIVGTLTCAGLLAQVATGPYPGARLGGVLAVIAVGTLVAGWMREMDTARRISPQRQAG from the coding sequence ATGATGCGTCGGCCGGGCCCCTGGATCCTCTTCGGACTCCTCGGAGTCGCCGGCGTCGTCGTCGCGATCCGGTTCTTCCCCGCCGCCTTCCCCATCGTCACGCTGGATCTCGCCATGGACCGCGAGGCCGCCGTCGCCCGCGCGGACACTCTGGCGCGGCAGTACGGATGGGACCCGCCAGACGCTCGGACGGCCGCCACGTTCGGCCAGACGGACCCCGAAGTACAGTCCTACGTCGAACTGGAAGCGGGAGGAAGGGACGCGTTTGTCGAGTTCGCCGAGCGCGGGATCCATCAGCCGTACGTGTGGACGGTGCGACGCTTCCAGGAAGGGGCGGTCGAGGAAAGTCAGGTTCGGTTTACGCCGGCGGGCGAGCCGTACGGGTTCCGTCTGCGCCTCTCCGAAGACGATCCGGGTAGCGGCAATCTCGCCGAGCCCGAAGCTCGAGCCGTCGCCGACGGGACGGCGGGGGAGTGGGGGGTGGATCTTTCCTTGTTCGAGCTCCTCGAATCGTCCCAGGAAACGCAGCCCGGCGGACGCGTGGACCACACGTTCGTGTTCGAGCGGATGGACGCGACGGTGGAGGAGGGCCGCTTTCGGCTGCGGCTCCGCGTAGCAGGGGAGCGTGCCTCCGAGCTTGCGCACTTCGTCTTCGTGCCGGAGGCCTTCTCCCAGCGCTACCGGGACATGCGGTCGAGGAACGATGCGATCGCGTTCGCATCGCAATCGGTTTTCGTCGTCCTCTTCCTGCTTGTGGGTGGCGTAGGCGGCACGGCCTTCCTCATGAGGAAGCGTCTGATCGTCTGGCGTCCGGCCCTCGTCTGGGGCGCCGTCACCGCCGTGCTGCTCGGCCTCGGGATCGTGAACACCCTCCCGCTGAGCTGGATGGGCTACGACCCCGCCGTCTCGGTCCAGACGTTCCTGGCCCAGCAACTGGTACTGGCAGGGGCGACCGCCGCGCTCGGCGCTCCGCTTCTGGCGTTCATCTACCTCGCCGGGGAATCGCTCGGCCGGCAAGCGTTCCCCGGGCACCTCCAGCAGTGGCGCTTCTGGTCGCCCCAGGTCGCGGCGTCCATGCCTGCGCTCGGCCGAACCGCCGGCGCGTACCTGCTCCTGGGAACGCAACTCGGCTACGTGGTGCTCTTCTACCTGGCCACGTCCCGGCTCGAAGGCTGGTGGTCTCCCGCCGAGGCAGTCGTCCAGCCGGACCTGCTTGCGACCGCGCAGCCCTGGCTTGTGGCGGTCTCGACCTCGCTCTTCGCGGCCTTCTGGGAGGAGAGCGCGTTCCGTGCCATCCCCATCGCGTGCGCGACCCTGCTGGCGGCGCGGTACGGACGGAAGAGCCTCTGGATCTGGGGCGCCGTGGCGCTGCAGGCCGTGGTCTTCGCCGCCGGTCACGCCAACTACCCTCAGCAGCCGGCCTACGCCCGGGTGGTGGAGCTCACGGTTCCCGCCCTGCTCTGGGGCGTGATCTACCTGTATTTCGGTCTCGTGCCGACCATCCTCTCGCACTTCACCTACAACCTCTCGCTGCTGTCGATTCCCCTCTTCGCGTCATCCGCGCCCGGCATTCTCCTGGACAGGGTGGTCGTGGTGGCGGCCGGGCTGGCTCCGCTCCTGATTGTGGTCGGCGCGCGGCTGAAGGTCGGCGCGCGCGCAAAGGCGCCGAAATGGGCATACAACCGTGCCTGGAAACCGCCCGCCGCGGAGGAACCGGACGCCGAGGCGGAGTCGGGCGCGGAGGCCGGTGGCGAGTCGCCCACTCCAGAGGTATCCTCGGCCGCCCGGGGTTTCCTCTCGCGGCGCAAGCTGGTGTACGCGTTGGGTGCGATCGGTGTCTCCGCCTGGGGTGCCGGTGCGTTCAGCGACGCCGGCGGCGCGCCACGGCTGACCGCGACCAGGGGCGAGGCGATCGCCGTCGCCCTGGACACGCTGGAGCGGCGCGGGCACGCCGTGGAGTCGTGGACAGCGCTGGCCCAGGTGGTGTCCGGTCGAGGAGATGCCGACCAGTACGTCTTTGACGAAGCCGGCCCGGACGTGTACGAAGGCCTCCTCGGGACCTATCTGTCCGGACTCCGCTGGATCGTCCGTTTCGTGGACTTCAGCGCCGACCCCGAGCAGCGCGTCGAGGAACTGCACGTCCACCTCGACGCGGCGGGCGAACCTCTGCGGCTCCGCCACATTCTCCCCGAGGCACGTCCGGGCGCTCGGCTGGAGGAGGAGGATGCGCGAGTGGCCGCGCTCGCCGCCATCCAGGCGAGGTACGGGATGGCCGCGGAGTCCATGGACGAAGTCGGCGCCGTCCAGACGGCGCGGCCGGAGCGCACCGACTGGCGATTCACCTTCGAGGACCGGGCGGTCCTCTCGGAGTTCTCCGGGGAAGCGCGGTTGACGGTGTTGCTCGCCGGCGACGAGATCGTGGACGTGACTCGCTTCGTGAACGTGCCCGAGGAGTGGGAACTCGCCCGCAGGGACGGCGAGGCGCTCCGCAACCTGGTGAACCTGTCCGCTGCACTGGTGCTCGTGCTCGGTTTCGCCGGGGCATGCGTCCTGTCGGTGGTCACCTGGGCCAGACGCGGACTGGACACGCGCTTGTTCGTCCGGGCTGCCCTGCTCGCCGCGGTGGCGCTGGGTCTCGGACAGGCGAACTCCTGGCCGGCCACCGAGGCGATCTTCTCGCCGGCGCAGCCGTGGGGCCTTCAGGCGGGGATTGCCGCCTTCGCGGGCTTTCTCGGGCTCCTCTTCGGAGCGGGAGCGATCGGTCTGGGCGCCACGCTCGCGCACAGATGGCTCGGAGAGGGGCGGGATGGGCAGGCCGAGAGGCCGGCATCGCGCTCACTCGCCCTGGCCATGGCCCTGGGTGCTGCCCTGCTGGGTGTCGTGACGCTCGCCGAGTGGATCGCCGGGGGGCTGCCCGCGTGGCCCGACGTGACGGGGGCCAACTCCTTCATCCCAACCCTGGCCGGGCCGCTCGGGGCGACTGCAGGGTTTCTCTTTGGAACGACCGGGCTGCTCCTGATGAGCGGCCTGGCGCGGAGGTCGGGCGCCGGCCTCCGCTGGCGCATCGCGCTGTGGGTCTGCATGCTGGCGGCCGGAGTCTTCTTCGTTCCCGGGCCGCTCGAGGAGTCGGTTCTCACGTGGGTGCCGACGGCCCTCCTGGGTGGTGCAGTCTTCTTCGCGCTTGCGCGACTCGGTGCAGCGGCGCCGGCGCTGATGCCCGGCATCGTCGGGACCCTGACATGCGCCGGCCTCCTCGCGCAGGTCGCAACCGGACCGTATCCGGGGGCGCGGCTGGGTGGCGTGCTGGCGGTCATCGCAGTGGGCACGCTTGTCGCGGGATGGATGCGCGAGATGGACACCGCGCGACGGATATCGCCGCAGCGGCAAGCAGGGTGA
- the mpl gene encoding UDP-N-acetylmuramate:L-alanyl-gamma-D-glutamyl-meso-diaminopimelate ligase: protein MHYHLIGIAGTAMASLAGLLRASGDRVTGSDQGVYPPMSLMLDDLGIEYADRYDPANLAGDPDMVVVGNAIGRGNPELEEVLDRRLRYTSAAAVIKERFLAGRHVVAVAGTHGKTTTASLVAWLLEAAGLDPSFLIGGIPENFGISFRLTDSEFFVIEADEYDTAYFDKGPKMWHYLPWTAVVNNVEFDHADIFRDDVAYRFAFERFINLVPRAGTLVAGWDSAALRAMCGVSRAPVQSFGIGAPDTGTATAEGAPAHPLWRAERIRGGEAGTRFAVRRDGTMLGEVEMRLAGDFNVLNALAAMSAAAAAGAPWDAIREGLGTFRGVRRRMEVHGEAGGVTVVDDFAHHPTAVAATLKAARQRFRGRRLIAVFEPRSYTAQRREFQEAYGEALAEADHAVVAGLFRPERYDDAIRLDPAQLIASLRAQGVVADYEPEVDGIVKRIVRGARPGDVVLIMSNGGFGGIHERLLAGLGSERAALGAKSHGSAAVG, encoded by the coding sequence ATGCACTATCACCTGATCGGGATTGCGGGCACCGCGATGGCCTCGCTCGCCGGGCTCCTGCGCGCGAGCGGCGACCGGGTGACCGGATCCGATCAGGGCGTCTATCCTCCCATGTCGCTGATGCTCGACGATTTGGGCATCGAGTACGCGGACCGGTACGATCCCGCCAACCTGGCCGGTGATCCGGACATGGTCGTGGTGGGCAACGCGATCGGCCGGGGCAACCCCGAGCTCGAGGAGGTGCTGGATCGGCGGCTCCGCTACACCTCGGCGGCCGCCGTGATCAAGGAGCGGTTTCTGGCCGGCCGCCATGTGGTCGCGGTGGCGGGAACGCACGGCAAGACCACCACCGCAAGCCTGGTCGCATGGCTGCTGGAGGCGGCGGGGCTCGATCCTTCGTTTCTCATCGGAGGCATCCCGGAGAACTTCGGCATCTCGTTCCGGCTAACGGACTCCGAGTTCTTCGTCATCGAGGCGGACGAGTACGACACCGCGTATTTCGACAAGGGCCCCAAGATGTGGCACTACCTGCCCTGGACGGCGGTGGTGAACAACGTCGAGTTCGACCACGCGGACATCTTTCGCGACGACGTCGCTTACCGCTTCGCCTTCGAGCGCTTCATCAACCTGGTGCCTCGGGCGGGCACGCTGGTGGCGGGCTGGGATTCGGCGGCGCTGCGCGCGATGTGCGGTGTGTCGCGCGCGCCCGTCCAGTCCTTCGGCATCGGTGCGCCCGACACCGGGACGGCGACTGCGGAGGGTGCCCCCGCGCATCCCCTATGGCGGGCCGAGCGAATACGCGGCGGGGAGGCGGGCACCCGCTTCGCGGTGCGGCGGGACGGGACGATGCTGGGGGAGGTGGAGATGCGGCTAGCGGGCGACTTCAACGTGCTGAACGCCCTGGCGGCGATGTCGGCAGCGGCCGCGGCCGGCGCGCCCTGGGACGCGATCCGTGAGGGTCTAGGCACCTTCAGGGGCGTCCGGCGCCGCATGGAGGTTCACGGGGAGGCGGGGGGCGTCACAGTGGTCGACGACTTCGCGCACCACCCCACCGCGGTCGCCGCCACCCTGAAGGCGGCGCGGCAGCGGTTCCGCGGCCGGCGGCTGATCGCCGTCTTCGAGCCCCGCAGCTACACCGCTCAGCGGCGGGAATTCCAGGAAGCCTACGGGGAGGCGCTGGCCGAGGCCGACCACGCCGTTGTGGCCGGGCTCTTCCGACCCGAGCGCTACGATGACGCGATCCGGCTGGACCCTGCGCAGTTGATCGCGTCGCTGCGCGCCCAGGGCGTCGTAGCCGACTACGAACCGGAAGTCGACGGCATTGTGAAGCGCATCGTCCGCGGGGCGCGCCCCGGCGACGTGGTGCTGATCATGTCCAACGGGGGATTCGGAGGCATCCACGAGCGGCTGCTGGCCGGGCTGGGCTCGGAGCGTGCTGCGCTTGGTGCGAAGTCGCACGGGAGCGCGGCGGTCGGATGA
- a CDS encoding nucleoside recognition protein, whose product MLNYIWAALLISAFVFAGVSDIGDLSRDTYRNGQPLPVVLEFPEGTAASGGRTPVRIRINAGVYQDFYGTDESPAESYDGVLLRTGEGMVLRFDAGAALPEPLETIRGVSRSNDDELQGIVEGFLSPVLGLGDDPTAAQATVQFEPVRFVKMTAIGAAALDFAETAAGIAIGLIGVLALFLGVMKIAEEAGIIYAIVRVVRPVLRPLFPDVPDDHPALGMIALNLTANMFGLGNAATPFGIKAMEELQKLNPSEDTATNPMVMLLAVNTASVQLVPPVLLLALLGLQINRLIFAIIITTGLSLVVAVVAARLYGRLPGSRASDPNQGQRPASRAPGGDASRRGEG is encoded by the coding sequence TTGCTCAACTACATCTGGGCGGCTCTGCTGATTTCGGCCTTCGTCTTCGCGGGGGTTTCCGACATCGGCGATCTCAGCCGGGACACCTACCGCAACGGCCAGCCGCTCCCGGTGGTGCTGGAGTTTCCCGAGGGCACCGCCGCCAGCGGTGGGCGCACACCGGTGCGGATTCGCATCAACGCCGGGGTCTACCAGGACTTCTACGGCACGGACGAGAGCCCAGCGGAAAGCTACGACGGCGTCCTGCTGCGCACCGGCGAGGGAATGGTGCTGCGCTTCGATGCGGGAGCCGCGCTTCCCGAGCCGCTGGAGACGATCCGGGGCGTGTCGCGCTCGAACGACGACGAGCTTCAGGGGATCGTCGAGGGGTTCCTGTCGCCCGTGCTGGGGCTGGGCGACGACCCCACGGCCGCTCAGGCGACCGTGCAGTTCGAGCCCGTCCGCTTCGTGAAGATGACCGCCATCGGCGCGGCGGCGCTCGACTTCGCGGAGACCGCAGCCGGGATCGCGATCGGGCTGATCGGGGTGCTCGCGCTCTTCCTCGGGGTCATGAAGATCGCGGAGGAGGCGGGCATCATCTACGCCATCGTGCGCGTGGTGCGTCCGGTGCTGCGGCCGCTCTTTCCGGACGTGCCCGACGACCATCCCGCCCTCGGCATGATCGCGCTCAACCTCACCGCCAACATGTTCGGGCTGGGCAATGCGGCGACGCCCTTCGGGATCAAGGCCATGGAGGAGCTGCAGAAGCTCAACCCGAGCGAGGACACCGCCACCAACCCCATGGTGATGCTCCTCGCGGTCAACACGGCGAGCGTCCAGCTGGTGCCCCCGGTGCTGCTGCTCGCGCTCCTCGGCCTCCAGATCAACCGGCTCATCTTCGCCATCATCATCACCACCGGGCTGTCGCTGGTCGTGGCGGTCGTGGCCGCCCGGCTCTACGGGAGGCTGCCGGGCTCGCGCGCATCGGATCCCAACCAGGGGCAGCGGCCGGCCAGCCGGGCGCCGGGCGGGGACGCGTCCCGCCGCGGGGAGGGCTGA
- a CDS encoding spore maturation protein — protein MELARELIGLFSAFVIPVILVGFPLYGLYKRVPVYETFVEGAKEGFGVAVRIIPYLVAILFAIGMFRASGAMDALIALLNPVLEPIGFPAEVLPMAIIRPLTGSGSAGLVADMVARYGEDSLFVKMAAVMFGSTETTFYVVAVYFGAVNIKRTRHAIPAGLTADIAAMLFAVWVVRLLFG, from the coding sequence ATGGAACTCGCGCGCGAGCTGATCGGGCTCTTCTCCGCCTTCGTCATCCCGGTGATTCTGGTCGGTTTCCCGCTGTACGGGCTGTACAAGCGGGTGCCGGTTTACGAGACCTTCGTCGAGGGGGCGAAGGAGGGGTTCGGGGTGGCGGTGCGCATCATCCCCTACCTCGTGGCCATCCTGTTCGCTATCGGCATGTTCCGCGCCAGCGGGGCGATGGACGCGCTCATCGCGCTGCTGAACCCGGTGCTGGAGCCGATCGGATTCCCGGCCGAGGTGCTGCCCATGGCGATCATCCGCCCGCTTACCGGCTCGGGCTCGGCGGGGCTGGTCGCGGACATGGTCGCCCGGTACGGCGAGGACTCGCTGTTCGTCAAGATGGCCGCGGTGATGTTCGGCTCCACCGAGACGACCTTCTACGTCGTGGCCGTGTACTTCGGCGCCGTCAACATCAAGCGCACCCGGCACGCCATTCCCGCCGGGCTGACGGCCGACATCGCGGCGATGCTGTTCGCTGTTTGGGTCGTGCGGCTGCTGTTCGGCTAG
- a CDS encoding DUF167 family protein: MAVLTVKVAPGARKDEITGWMGDTLKLRVAAPPEKGKANAAVVALLARTLSTGRDRIVIVAGAGARRKRVRIEGLSPEEVRERIPI, from the coding sequence ATGGCGGTTCTCACGGTGAAGGTGGCTCCCGGGGCCCGGAAGGACGAAATCACGGGCTGGATGGGGGATACGCTGAAGCTGCGCGTCGCGGCGCCGCCGGAGAAAGGCAAGGCCAACGCGGCCGTGGTGGCGTTGCTGGCGCGCACGCTTTCGACCGGCAGGGACCGGATCGTCATCGTGGCGGGGGCCGGGGCACGGCGCAAGCGGGTCCGGATCGAGGGCCTGTCGCCGGAAGAGGTGCGCGAGCGGATTCCTATCTGA
- a CDS encoding acetamidase/formamidase family protein, with translation MRATRIRVGSQSSHGGSGSFLRRLADPRLGPAVAIVLAAACAAPDGESGSPEANPSAPEMRSAEPAGEADHFVPSTPENVAWGWFPIDKAPVLRVQPGETVRINTLTHAGATQSEEPVAYLTGLGLPRDEILQDVLDFWASREGRPREGRSGHVITGPVYVEGAEPGDVLEVEILSIETRVSWGINNTSARGGVFSMDYPGARPDDPALDIPPGTRHVIRTGEVDGREVALISDDIHVPLAPFMGILAVAPDPVVGQPGVTVPGVQGSRPPGAFGGNLDVKDLKAGTTLYLPVFHEGALFYTGDPHGAQGDGEVSGTAIEQSLSGVFRFAVHKDRSISAPRAEDDEYYMIMGIDLDLDRAARHATREVVNFLGEEKGLSPAEALSLASIAVDFRVSEVVDLTQVVTGYIPKNIFLR, from the coding sequence ATGCGCGCCACACGAATCCGCGTCGGGAGTCAGAGCAGTCATGGAGGATCCGGATCGTTCCTCCGCCGGTTGGCGGATCCGCGCCTGGGCCCGGCGGTGGCCATCGTGCTGGCGGCCGCGTGCGCCGCCCCGGATGGTGAGAGCGGCAGCCCGGAGGCGAACCCGTCCGCACCGGAAATGCGCAGCGCCGAGCCGGCGGGCGAGGCCGATCACTTCGTGCCCTCCACCCCCGAGAACGTCGCCTGGGGCTGGTTCCCCATCGACAAGGCGCCCGTGTTGCGGGTCCAGCCGGGCGAGACCGTGCGCATCAACACCCTCACCCACGCCGGCGCCACCCAGAGCGAAGAACCGGTGGCCTACCTCACCGGTCTCGGCCTGCCGCGCGACGAAATCCTTCAGGACGTGCTCGACTTCTGGGCGTCGCGCGAGGGTCGCCCTCGCGAGGGACGGAGCGGCCACGTCATCACCGGTCCCGTCTACGTCGAAGGCGCCGAGCCGGGAGACGTGCTAGAGGTCGAGATCCTCTCCATCGAGACCCGGGTGTCGTGGGGCATCAACAACACCTCCGCCCGGGGCGGCGTGTTCTCGATGGACTATCCCGGCGCCCGTCCCGACGATCCGGCGCTCGACATTCCGCCCGGAACCCGTCACGTCATCCGCACCGGGGAGGTGGACGGGCGTGAGGTGGCCCTCATCTCCGACGACATCCACGTGCCGCTGGCGCCCTTCATGGGGATCCTTGCGGTCGCGCCCGATCCGGTGGTGGGCCAGCCGGGCGTGACCGTGCCCGGGGTTCAGGGCTCCCGGCCCCCCGGCGCCTTCGGCGGCAACCTGGACGTCAAGGACCTCAAGGCCGGCACCACCCTGTACCTGCCCGTCTTCCACGAGGGCGCGCTCTTCTACACCGGCGATCCCCACGGCGCGCAGGGCGACGGTGAGGTGAGCGGCACCGCGATCGAGCAATCGCTCTCCGGCGTGTTCCGCTTCGCCGTGCACAAGGACCGCAGCATCTCCGCGCCGCGCGCCGAGGACGACGAGTACTACATGATCATGGGCATCGACCTGGATCTCGACCGCGCCGCCCGCCACGCCACCAGGGAGGTCGTGAACTTCCTGGGCGAGGAGAAGGGGCTGTCGCCCGCCGAGGCCCTCTCCCTGGCGAGCATCGCGGTGGACTTCCGGGTCAGCGAGGTGGTCGACCTGACGCAGGTCGTCACGGGGTACATCCCGAAGAACATCTTCCTCAGATAG
- a CDS encoding DUF3179 domain-containing protein, which yields MRSKPLTLAAACVSLLLSCSDAPTGPEPTTPVDVGPNCSINTDLVFDGGVGVDGIPALTNPPMVGIFDQQTGFLWESDRVISFELDGQMFAVPHRILWWHEIVNLTLGQHRVAVTYCPLTGSSIVFDRSEVAGAEFGVSGLLFQNNLIMYDRTDGERSLWPQMLREAGCGSKLGQPLPLIASSEVTWDRWRGLYQDGLVVVRPDGGLSTTYDRYPYGDYESLENTQLFYRQPVTDARRPVKERVLGILDDADGGKAYPFGELQGDGSPVTVVNDMVGGRPVLVVWDSAGEAAFALNPVVDGQTLTFEFTGGDMVDAGTGSRWRTDGVAIAGPMEGTRLEPVEGAYIAFWFAWKAFQPRTELWEAN from the coding sequence ATGCGCTCCAAGCCCCTGACGCTCGCCGCCGCGTGCGTGTCGCTGCTGCTCTCCTGTTCCGACGCCCCCACGGGCCCAGAACCCACGACGCCCGTCGACGTCGGTCCCAACTGCTCGATCAACACCGACCTGGTCTTTGACGGTGGCGTGGGGGTCGATGGCATTCCGGCCCTCACCAATCCACCCATGGTGGGGATCTTCGACCAGCAGACCGGCTTTCTGTGGGAAAGCGACCGCGTGATCAGCTTCGAGCTGGACGGACAGATGTTCGCGGTGCCCCATCGCATCCTCTGGTGGCACGAGATCGTGAACCTGACGCTGGGCCAGCACCGGGTCGCCGTCACCTATTGTCCCCTCACCGGATCGAGCATCGTGTTCGACCGCAGCGAGGTCGCGGGGGCCGAGTTCGGAGTATCCGGGCTCCTCTTTCAGAACAACCTGATCATGTACGACCGCACGGACGGGGAGCGCTCGCTCTGGCCCCAGATGCTGCGCGAAGCCGGCTGCGGCTCCAAACTGGGGCAGCCGCTGCCGCTGATCGCCTCCTCGGAGGTCACCTGGGACCGCTGGCGCGGTCTCTATCAGGACGGCCTGGTGGTGGTGCGCCCCGACGGCGGCCTGAGCACGACCTACGACCGCTATCCATACGGCGACTACGAGAGCCTGGAGAACACCCAGCTGTTCTATCGCCAGCCCGTCACCGACGCCCGCCGGCCGGTCAAGGAGCGCGTGCTCGGGATCCTCGACGATGCGGACGGCGGCAAGGCGTACCCCTTCGGTGAACTCCAGGGGGACGGGTCGCCCGTGACCGTGGTAAACGACATGGTGGGCGGGAGGCCGGTCCTGGTGGTGTGGGACAGTGCCGGGGAGGCGGCGTTCGCGCTCAACCCCGTGGTGGACGGACAGACCCTCACCTTCGAGTTCACCGGAGGCGACATGGTGGACGCCGGGACGGGTTCGCGCTGGCGGACGGACGGGGTAGCCATCGCGGGGCCCATGGAAGGCACCCGCCTGGAGCCGGTCGAAGGCGCCTACATCGCGTTCTGGTTCGCGTGGAAGGCCTTCCAGCCCAGAACCGAACTCTGGGAGGCGAACTGA